A stretch of the Gossypium hirsutum isolate 1008001.06 chromosome D07, Gossypium_hirsutum_v2.1, whole genome shotgun sequence genome encodes the following:
- the LOC107961335 gene encoding uncharacterized protein, producing the protein MEIFQKASVVRLCSHHDKYLIAENDQETVGQDRDGSSRNSRWAVEFVDSSPIHIRLKSCFGKYLTASNMPLLIGMRGKKVLQTLPRRLDSSVEWEPIREGVQVRFMTRYGRYLRANAKLPPWRGHITHDIPHRSVTQDWILWTVDVMVHKPRALLPPPPLETTTSEQCSDNEEDNNSNSDDPGSPSEISLRGPGLESGDSTKGSPLAFEGRKIRYEVVDENGDVDKKIGERTFTFKGSGVEELKKILKVETGVNEDIWICSRNPLNGKLSPLRLHLPPNNAAVHVIVVPQSSKVANELENR; encoded by the exons ATGGAAATCTTTCAGAAAGCTAGCGTTGTTCGTTTATGTAGCCACCATGACAAATACTTAATCGCTGAAAATGATCAGGAAACCGTTGGACAAGACCGAGATGGGTCGTCGAGGAACTCACGGTGGGCAGTGGAGTTCGTCGATTCAAGCCCAATCCATATTCGTCTCAAAAGCTGTTTCGGGAAATACTTGACGGCTTCGAACATGCCGCTTCTTATCGGAATGAGAGGGAAAAAAGTGCTGCAAACGTTGCCGAGAAGACTGGATTCTTCGGTGGAATGGGAACCCATTAGGGAAGGCGTTCAAGTTAGGTTCATGACACGTTACGGCCGGTATTTGCGAGCCAACGCGAAGCTCCCACCTTGGAGGGGTCACATTACACATGATATTCCGCATCGATCGGTGACCCAAGATTGGATTCTTTGGACTGTTGATGTTATGGTACATAAGCCACGTGCTCtgcttcctcctcctcctttgGAAACAACAACTTCGGAGCAGTGTTCGGATAATGAAGAGGATAATAACTCAAATTCGGATGATCCTGGCTCACCTTCAGAAATCTCACTTAGGGGCCCTGGACTTGAG AGTGGTGACTCAACTAAGGGTTCACCCTTGGCATTTGAAGGAAGGAAAATTAGGTATGAAGTAGTTGATGAAAATGGTGATGTTGATAAGAAAATCGGGGAACGAACCTTCACATTTAAAGGCAGTGGGGTTGAGGAATTGAAGAAAATTTTGAAGGTGGAAACGGGGGTGAATGAGGACATTTGGATTTGTTCACGTAACCCTTTGAATGGCAAGCTGTCTCCACTTCGATTGCATCTTCCTCCTAACAATGCAGCCGTGCATGTTATTGTTGTTCCTCAATCATCTAAAG TGGCAAATGAACTTGAGAATCGTTGA